In Spiroplasma sp. SV19, one DNA window encodes the following:
- a CDS encoding lipoprotein — MRKLLSLFTAATLITTTTTTVVACNTAPQGNPVSVFVYNGTQKFSHAPTVTGKSVDGIDDATKSGKDETGAPYEYSLQQGRMGLISNVIVPFLTGVNLTKDNSKTTGKGANWTSDQIAAGLQGQKDNIISNAKTDGSDPFDNTKKIDQKKLWTEFFTNYSTSYDSYYTQVALLANENQKVQDPNNKNLVTMTGNAEKTSNKDWVKEHTWSNSKKGVYTPPSLKTLSPVATILDWLNDPNNNYNKGYNQVDENRGYQSARYIAVTIPDVTIRFEFQGEHKRFTFSATIDKLVAYANYLVYKDPNSSTDKPTYAHQWFFLSYGFYDFSKLTNDDYHDYNFQIPGLPIDPSIKIALGYVKQGDKDGTLTTDEDKKVDKEGQFPSLSPDYAFPDLKWKINVDSITDQYN; from the coding sequence ATGCGTAAATTATTATCACTTTTTACAGCAGCAACTTTAATTACAACAACGACAACGACAGTTGTGGCTTGTAATACAGCACCACAAGGAAATCCGGTGTCGGTTTTTGTGTACAATGGAACTCAAAAATTTAGTCATGCCCCAACTGTAACTGGAAAATCAGTTGATGGAATTGATGATGCGACAAAATCAGGAAAAGATGAAACAGGGGCTCCTTATGAATATAGTTTACAACAGGGAAGAATGGGTTTAATTAGTAATGTTATTGTTCCATTTTTAACTGGAGTGAATTTAACAAAAGACAATAGTAAAACAACAGGAAAAGGAGCAAACTGAACATCTGATCAAATTGCTGCAGGATTACAAGGACAGAAAGATAATATTATTTCAAATGCAAAGACAGATGGTAGTGATCCTTTTGACAATACAAAAAAAATTGACCAAAAAAAATTATGAACGGAATTTTTTACTAATTATTCAACTAGTTATGATTCATATTATACTCAAGTAGCATTACTTGCGAATGAAAATCAAAAGGTTCAAGATCCTAATAATAAAAATTTAGTGACAATGACTGGGAATGCCGAAAAAACATCAAATAAAGATTGAGTAAAAGAGCACACTTGATCTAATAGTAAGAAAGGAGTTTATACTCCACCATCATTAAAAACTTTATCGCCAGTTGCAACAATTTTAGATTGGTTGAATGATCCTAATAACAATTATAATAAAGGGTATAACCAAGTTGATGAAAACCGTGGTTATCAATCAGCGCGTTATATTGCTGTGACAATTCCAGATGTAACAATTCGCTTTGAATTCCAAGGAGAACATAAACGTTTTACTTTTTCAGCTACAATTGATAAATTAGTTGCTTATGCTAATTACTTGGTTTATAAAGACCCAAATAGTAGTACGGATAAACCAACATATGCGCACCAATGATTCTTTCTTAGTTATGGTTTTTATGATTTTAGTAAATTAACAAATGATGATTACCATGACTATAATTTTCAAATTCCAGGGCTTCCAATTGATCCAAGTATTAAGATTGCCTTAGGATATGTTAAACAAGGTGATAAAGATGGAACATTAACAACTGACGAAGATAAAAAAGTTGATAAAGAAGGACAGTTTCCATCATTATCACCAGATTATGCCTTCCCTGATTTAAAATGAAAAATTAATGTTGATTCAATAACAGATCAATACAATTAA
- a CDS encoding 23S rRNA (pseudouridine(1915)-N(3))-methyltransferase RlmH — protein sequence MDIKILAVGSLDKPFLVTGCAMFLERTKHYAKIELIEVKEITNKNEQVAINEQTTLVTKKLLDYPDYYKVLLNINGQQLTSDKIAALIADVKHFKKAKLMFIIGGSHGFNTAIQTEVAFQLSFGAITLPHQLCRLILLEQIYRGFKIINNEVYHK from the coding sequence ATGGATATTAAAATTTTAGCAGTTGGTTCGTTAGATAAACCCTTTTTAGTAACTGGTTGTGCAATGTTTTTAGAACGAACTAAACACTATGCCAAAATAGAGCTTATTGAAGTAAAAGAAATTACGAATAAAAATGAGCAAGTAGCAATTAATGAACAAACAACATTAGTTACAAAAAAACTTTTAGATTATCCCGATTATTACAAAGTATTATTAAATATTAATGGTCAACAATTAACAAGTGATAAAATTGCTGCTTTAATTGCAGATGTCAAACATTTTAAAAAGGCAAAGTTAATGTTTATTATTGGTGGTAGTCATGGTTTTAACACAGCAATACAAACTGAAGTAGCTTTTCAATTAAGTTTTGGAGCAATAACATTACCGCATCAATTATGTCGATTAATTTTATTAGAACAAATTTATCGTGGTTTTAAAATTATCAATAATGAAGTTTATCATAAATAA